In Odontesthes bonariensis isolate fOdoBon6 chromosome 9, fOdoBon6.hap1, whole genome shotgun sequence, the following proteins share a genomic window:
- the LOC142388321 gene encoding prolactin-releasing peptide receptor, which produces MEIFTGDNLTTDNNTSHETGGQEGSKGQGLNHSDPLDMFVGMELLLRFRPLFLPLYSVVVIVAGVGNSFLLACILADKKLHNATNFFIGNLAAGDLLMCLSCVPLTVSYAFDSRGWAFGRPLCHLVPLLQCATVFASVLSLTAIAVDRYIVVAHPVRRRISLWGCGAVTLGVWLLSLVLAAPPSFYTRYLDLRPSGIDLVVCEEFWPNSGNLRLLYSCFILTTSYMIPLLSVSISYCAITVSLKRYSVPGEPSSSQQRWSQRRRKTFSLLVASVLAFALCWLPLQVLNLLLDLDPDFVIIGKRYVNVLQVCCHLVAMSSACYNPFIYASLLSKVRMHLKGYFCPCRNRQRGMVEGATSRS; this is translated from the exons ATGGAGATTTTCACAGGTGACAACTTGACCACGGATAATAACACCAGCCATGAAACAGGAGGACAAGAAGGCAGCAAAGGCCAAGGACTCAACCACAGTGACCCCTTAGACATGTTTGTAGGCATGGAGCTTCTTCTGCGATTCAGACCTCTTTTCCTGCCACTCTACTCCGTCGTAGTCATTGTTGCCGGAGTTGGAAACTCATTCCTGTTGGCTTGCATCTTGGCTGACAAGAAACTCCACAATGCCACCAACTTCTTCATTGGTAATTTAGCAGCTGGCGACCTGCTAATGTGTTTGAGTTGTGTTCCACTGACTGTGTCATATGCCTTCGACAGCCGTGGCTGGGCTTTTGGAAGACCACTCTGCCACTTAGTCCCCTTGCTGCAATGTGCCACAGTGTTTGCCTCAGTGCTCTCACTCACTGCCATTGCTGTGGACCGCTACATTGTTGTAG cTCACCCAGTACGGAGGAGAATCTCTCTGTGGGGTTGTGGTGCAGTGACTCTGGGTGTCTGGCTGTTATCTTTGGTCCTGGCTGCACCTCCATCTTTCTACACACGCTACCTGGACCTACGGCCCAGCGGCATTGATCTAGTGGTGTGTGAGGAATTCTGGCCCAATAGTGGCAATCTACGGTTGCTTTATTCCTGCTTCATTCTCACAACCTCCTATATGATCCCACTGCTGTCTGTCAGCATATCCTACTGTGCCATCACTGTCAGCCTCAAACGCTATTCGGTACCGGGGGAACCATCCAGCAGTCAGCAACGCTGGAgtcaaaggaggaggaagacctTCTCTCTGCTGGTGGCCTCAGTGCTGGCCTTCGCTCTGTGCTGGCTCCCTCTCCAG GTGCTGAACCTGTTACTGGATCTGGACCCGGATTTCGTCATAATAGGGAAGCGTTACGTAAATGTCTTACAAGTCTGCTGTCATTTAGTGGCAATGAGCTCTGCATGTTACAACCCATTCATCTATGCCTCACTGCTCAGTAAGGTGCGCATGCACCTGAAAGGCTACTTCTGTCCTTGCCGCAACCGTCAGAGGGGAATGGTAGAGGGAGCGACATCCAGGAGCTGA